A window from Cryobacterium sp. SO1 encodes these proteins:
- a CDS encoding DUF4234 domain-containing protein — MKRRSPAAPLLLPFVTFGIYTLVWFVKTKNEINLVAHSRIPTAWLLILPVVSIWWEWKLAVGVEEATNGGLGRHGAFWLLFLLGPLGALFVQIALNVAADSPASSNRALQESVLA, encoded by the coding sequence ATGAAACGTCGTAGTCCCGCAGCGCCGCTGCTTTTGCCCTTCGTCACCTTCGGCATCTACACGTTGGTGTGGTTTGTCAAAACCAAGAACGAGATCAATCTCGTCGCGCACAGCAGGATCCCCACGGCCTGGCTGCTGATTCTGCCGGTCGTCAGCATCTGGTGGGAGTGGAAGCTTGCCGTCGGAGTCGAGGAAGCCACCAATGGTGGACTCGGCCGGCACGGCGCGTTCTGGCTTCTCTTCCTGCTCGGCCCGCTCGGCGCTTTGTTCGTGCAGATCGCGCTCAACGTGGCGGCTGATTCGCCGGCTTCGAGCAACAGAGCGCTTCAGGAATCGGTCCTCGCCTAA
- a CDS encoding NYN domain-containing protein, with product MAEQSEDQVGVYLDFDNIVISRYNQLHGTNQFAKDKARHHTNGHAKADPAVTARIQLAMIDVGAVLDYASSFGAIVISRAYADWSAAVNARYQRQLTDRAVDLIQLFPTVASLKNGADIRLAIDVMEDSFRSADLSHIVIVAGDSDYIPLAQRCKRLGRYVIGIGVSGATSTALAAACHEFADYDSLPGVVSAALLTESPIEPTDAPVPAPSVPAVTTPNAGLPSKDSSSPAARKAATALLVRAMDLLAKNDQDWQHASTLKQQMKRMDPSFQERTLGFRQFSDFLKSRHAAIEIDQKSPSSPILLRLRS from the coding sequence ATGGCCGAGCAGTCAGAAGATCAGGTTGGGGTCTATCTGGACTTCGACAACATCGTCATCTCCCGCTACAACCAGCTTCACGGAACCAATCAGTTCGCCAAAGACAAGGCCCGCCACCACACCAATGGCCATGCCAAGGCCGACCCCGCGGTCACCGCACGCATCCAGCTGGCGATGATCGATGTGGGCGCCGTGCTCGACTACGCCTCATCGTTTGGCGCCATCGTCATCAGCCGCGCCTACGCCGACTGGTCGGCCGCCGTCAACGCACGCTATCAGCGGCAACTCACCGACCGCGCAGTCGATCTCATTCAGCTCTTCCCCACGGTGGCGTCGCTCAAGAACGGGGCGGACATCCGCCTGGCCATCGACGTGATGGAGGATTCGTTCCGTTCCGCCGACCTCAGCCACATCGTCATCGTCGCCGGCGACTCGGACTACATCCCGCTCGCCCAACGCTGCAAGCGGCTCGGGCGGTACGTCATCGGTATCGGCGTGTCCGGCGCGACCAGTACCGCCCTGGCTGCGGCCTGCCACGAGTTCGCCGACTACGACTCCCTGCCCGGAGTGGTGAGTGCGGCACTGCTCACCGAGTCGCCGATCGAGCCAACGGATGCGCCGGTGCCAGCGCCTTCAGTGCCAGCCGTCACGACGCCGAACGCCGGATTGCCGAGTAAGGATTCGTCGAGCCCAGCCGCTCGCAAAGCCGCAACCGCCCTGCTCGTGAGAGCGATGGACTTACTCGCCAAGAATGACCAGGACTGGCAGCATGCCTCCACTCTCAAGCAGCAGATGAAGCGCATGGACCCGTCGTTCCAGGAACGCACGCTGGGATTCCGTCAGTTCTCGGATTTCCTCAAGTCCCGCCACGCGGCGATCGAGATTGACCAGAAGAGCCCGTCCAGCCCGATTCTGTTGCGCCTACGGAGCTGA
- a CDS encoding YhcG family protein: MREDESTRIPAVPARSALPRWYPDLLASVTRRIADGRVRATAAANQHLVATYWAIGRDILERQEQEGWGSRVIDRLSVDLREEFPGTTGFSPRNLKYMRAFAEAWPRNAIVQAPLAQLPWYHHVALLEKLGAAELRLWYTAAAVDAGWSRNVLVHQIATRLHERSGAAVTNFSATLPPAESDLAQQVTKDPYILDFVAMTGRSDERELETQLIAHVQKFLLELGQGFAFVGQQVRLEVGGDEFFADLLFYHLKLRCYVVIELKVAPFDPGFVGQLGMYMAAVDEVLAQPDDQPDDQPAIGLLLCKTKNNMVAEYALRSSSAPIGVAEWTSTISDSLPKEFASSLPSIEVLEAELGGEPGQRERSTQE; encoded by the coding sequence ATGCGTGAAGATGAATCCACTCGCATTCCGGCTGTGCCCGCTCGGTCTGCACTGCCGCGGTGGTATCCGGACCTGCTCGCATCCGTCACTCGGCGGATCGCTGATGGCCGAGTTCGGGCGACTGCTGCTGCCAATCAGCACCTTGTGGCCACCTACTGGGCCATCGGTCGTGACATTCTTGAGCGCCAGGAGCAGGAAGGCTGGGGGTCGCGCGTCATCGACCGGCTTTCCGTGGACCTGCGCGAGGAGTTCCCAGGGACGACGGGGTTCTCGCCGCGCAATCTGAAATACATGCGAGCCTTCGCTGAGGCCTGGCCGAGGAATGCAATTGTGCAAGCGCCGCTTGCACAATTGCCGTGGTACCACCACGTCGCCCTTCTTGAGAAGCTTGGCGCCGCTGAATTGCGGCTCTGGTATACCGCAGCGGCCGTGGATGCAGGGTGGTCCCGCAACGTTTTGGTGCACCAGATCGCCACCCGGCTACATGAACGCTCCGGTGCTGCAGTGACGAACTTCTCGGCGACGCTACCCCCGGCGGAGTCTGACCTTGCGCAGCAGGTGACCAAGGATCCCTACATCCTTGACTTCGTCGCGATGACCGGTCGAAGCGACGAACGGGAGCTGGAGACGCAGCTGATTGCCCATGTGCAGAAGTTCCTGCTCGAGCTCGGTCAGGGGTTCGCCTTCGTGGGGCAGCAAGTGCGGTTGGAGGTCGGTGGCGACGAGTTCTTTGCCGACCTGCTGTTCTACCACCTGAAGCTGCGCTGCTACGTTGTGATCGAGTTGAAGGTCGCGCCGTTCGACCCGGGTTTCGTCGGTCAGTTGGGAATGTACATGGCTGCGGTGGACGAGGTCCTAGCGCAGCCGGACGACCAGCCGGACGACCAGCCGGCCATCGGGCTGCTGCTGTGCAAGACGAAGAACAACATGGTTGCAGAGTATGCACTGCGGAGCTCCTCAGCGCCGATCGGGGTGGCAGAGTGGACGAGCACCATCTCCGACTCGCTTCCGAAGGAGTTCGCCTCCAGCCTGCCCTCGATCGAGGTGCTGGAAGCGGAGCTTGGCGGAGAACCCGGGCAGCGCGAACGCTCCACACAGGAGTGA
- a CDS encoding PTS ascorbate transporter subunit IIC, whose product MEWLVVVLNFIGQQILNVPAYLIGIITAIGLMALKRNSGQVIGGALKAALGFLILGAGANVVVGSLDPLGQLILAVTGAQGVIPTNEVITAIAQDKFGAQSAYVLTLGFLVMLALARFTPLKYVFLTGHHMVFMATMLTVVLSVGFGDGASWLVVLIGALLLGVIMVVMPAFVHPWTKKITGNDTIAIGHFGTLGYIAAGAAGQVVGRNSKSTEDIKFPQGLKFLRDSMVATSLSMVLIYMVFAIWGLIALPMQEALDIFGSADAGAFIMAAFAQALQFGVGVAVILYGVRTVLGELVPAFQGIAEKVVPGARPALDIPIVFPFGANAVLIGFLSSFAGGLIALGVLAVWLNPVFGLALILPGMVPHFFTGGGAGVYGNATGGRLGAMIGGFVNGVIITILPAILLLVLGDFGFANSTFGDADFGWFGTLVGVSVGVGGGLAVILAILIAVVLVGVAIVYQIRVVDKGWVPGAKRDVWIAAEKAAEKAVLDAEKAERKATKEAAAEAV is encoded by the coding sequence ATGGAGTGGCTTGTCGTCGTACTGAATTTCATCGGGCAGCAGATTCTCAACGTGCCCGCGTATCTGATCGGCATCATCACCGCGATCGGGCTGATGGCCCTCAAGCGCAACTCCGGGCAGGTGATCGGCGGGGCGCTCAAGGCGGCCCTCGGCTTCCTGATTCTCGGCGCCGGCGCCAACGTGGTGGTGGGTTCCCTCGACCCGCTGGGCCAACTGATCCTCGCGGTGACCGGCGCGCAGGGCGTCATCCCCACCAACGAGGTCATCACCGCCATCGCGCAGGACAAGTTCGGCGCCCAGAGCGCCTATGTGCTCACCCTCGGGTTCCTGGTGATGCTCGCGCTGGCTCGCTTCACTCCTCTCAAATACGTGTTCCTCACCGGACACCATATGGTCTTCATGGCCACCATGCTCACCGTGGTGCTCTCGGTCGGCTTCGGCGACGGCGCCAGCTGGCTCGTAGTGCTCATCGGCGCACTGCTGCTGGGCGTGATCATGGTCGTGATGCCCGCGTTCGTGCACCCGTGGACCAAGAAGATCACCGGCAACGACACCATCGCCATCGGGCACTTCGGCACCCTCGGCTACATCGCCGCCGGTGCCGCCGGCCAGGTCGTGGGCCGCAACAGCAAGTCCACCGAAGACATCAAGTTCCCCCAGGGCCTGAAGTTCCTGCGCGACTCGATGGTGGCCACGTCACTGTCGATGGTGCTCATCTACATGGTCTTCGCCATCTGGGGCCTCATCGCCCTGCCGATGCAGGAGGCGCTGGACATCTTCGGATCCGCCGACGCCGGCGCGTTCATCATGGCCGCCTTTGCGCAGGCGCTGCAGTTCGGTGTGGGCGTCGCGGTGATCCTCTACGGTGTGCGCACCGTGCTCGGTGAGCTGGTGCCCGCGTTCCAGGGCATCGCCGAGAAGGTCGTCCCCGGAGCCCGCCCGGCCCTGGACATCCCCATCGTGTTCCCGTTCGGCGCCAACGCCGTGCTGATCGGCTTCCTCAGCTCCTTCGCCGGTGGCCTCATCGCGCTCGGTGTGCTCGCGGTGTGGCTGAACCCGGTGTTCGGTCTCGCGCTGATCCTGCCCGGCATGGTGCCGCACTTCTTCACCGGTGGTGGAGCCGGTGTCTACGGCAACGCGACCGGCGGACGCCTGGGCGCGATGATCGGTGGCTTCGTCAACGGCGTGATCATCACCATCCTGCCCGCCATTCTGCTGCTGGTGCTCGGTGACTTCGGCTTCGCCAACAGCACCTTCGGCGACGCGGACTTCGGCTGGTTCGGCACCCTCGTGGGTGTGAGCGTCGGTGTGGGCGGCGGCCTCGCGGTCATCCTCGCGATCCTCATCGCCGTGGTGCTCGTCGGCGTCGCGATCGTCTACCAGATCCGCGTCGTGGACAAGGGCTGGGTGCCCGGGGCCAAGCGTGACGTGTGGATCGCTGCGGAGAAGGCGGCCGAGAAGGCTGTGCTCGACGCCGAGAAGGCGGAGCGCAAGGCCACGAAGGAAGCGGCGGCTGAGGCCGTGTAG
- a CDS encoding PTS sugar transporter subunit IIB translates to MKIVAVCGMGIGTSVLLKMNAEKVLAKLGIDADVEAADMGVARGAAQTAEIVLTSEELAEELGDVPAEVIIINNFFDLEEITEKLTAAVE, encoded by the coding sequence ATGAAGATCGTCGCCGTCTGTGGAATGGGCATTGGAACCTCAGTGCTGCTCAAAATGAACGCCGAGAAGGTTCTCGCCAAGCTCGGCATCGATGCGGATGTTGAAGCCGCCGACATGGGCGTGGCCCGTGGCGCCGCGCAGACCGCCGAGATCGTGCTCACCTCGGAGGAGCTGGCCGAGGAGCTCGGCGATGTGCCCGCCGAGGTCATCATCATCAACAACTTCTTCGATCTCGAGGAGATCACCGAGAAGCTCACCGCCGCCGTCGAGTAA
- a CDS encoding PTS sugar transporter subunit IIA: MAFNLAESLSSIQTQATASDWRAAIRLAGDGLVSGGATTDAYTDEMIDGVEKHGPYIVIAPGVALAHSRPSPAVLTGGLSWVSLATPVEFGNKHNDPVTLVIGLAAKDHDAHLQVMRALAGVLSDAPAMEKLRTADTSDQVRAVLGDLAAAA; the protein is encoded by the coding sequence GTGGCTTTCAACCTCGCTGAATCGCTGTCGTCGATCCAGACCCAGGCGACCGCCTCCGACTGGCGCGCGGCGATTCGTCTGGCGGGCGACGGCCTGGTCTCCGGCGGTGCCACCACGGATGCCTACACCGACGAGATGATCGACGGCGTCGAAAAGCACGGCCCCTACATCGTCATCGCCCCGGGCGTCGCCCTCGCGCACTCCCGCCCCTCACCCGCCGTGCTCACCGGGGGACTGAGCTGGGTGAGCCTGGCCACCCCCGTGGAGTTCGGCAACAAGCACAACGACCCCGTCACCCTGGTGATCGGCCTCGCCGCCAAGGACCACGACGCACACCTCCAGGTGATGCGGGCCCTGGCCGGGGTGCTCTCCGACGCGCCGGCCATGGAGAAGCTCCGCACTGCCGACACCTCCGACCAGGTGCGCGCCGTGCTTGGCGACCTCGCCGCCGCCGCGTAA
- a CDS encoding ROK family protein has protein sequence MAHALSTGSGVVLDLIRSGRATTRTDLIEQLGWSRITLARRLDELLHASIVMSVGQLDSRGGRPPEEFAVNPDAGLLLAVDIGGSHTRLAITDLVSTILSEDEADIGLSEGPAQIFEWAGQVFDFMLDRLGKTRADVVGIGVGVPGPVDFVTGKLATPQVYAEWEGVLVKDYFAGRYDHAVFAVDRDVNIMALAEVRRAWSDYRDVAVLKAGIGVGLAFVLDGSIYHGSRGGAGDLSAVGANGARMQRLESIASGAVMRQELLSRGRSVRTSNDLVALALAGDADVLRMLGETGTAIGRSLAHVVGLLNPQAVVIGGNLAQAGEPFLGPIREAIFAGARDFALQGLVVEKTRLGHTAGVTGASLIAQDALFDADRISRLTRGGGAGVSLRTQSA, from the coding sequence ATGGCACACGCTCTGTCCACCGGTTCGGGTGTGGTGCTTGACCTCATCCGCTCCGGCCGTGCCACCACCCGCACCGACCTCATCGAGCAGCTCGGCTGGTCGCGCATCACTCTGGCCCGCCGGCTCGACGAACTGCTGCACGCGTCCATCGTGATGAGCGTGGGGCAGCTCGACTCCCGCGGCGGCCGGCCGCCCGAAGAATTCGCCGTGAACCCGGATGCCGGCCTGCTGCTGGCCGTGGACATCGGCGGTTCGCACACCCGCCTGGCCATCACCGACCTGGTGTCGACGATCCTCAGTGAAGACGAGGCCGACATCGGCCTGAGCGAGGGCCCCGCGCAGATCTTCGAGTGGGCCGGCCAGGTGTTCGATTTCATGCTCGACAGGCTCGGCAAGACCCGCGCGGACGTGGTGGGCATCGGCGTGGGAGTGCCCGGCCCGGTTGACTTCGTCACCGGCAAACTGGCCACCCCGCAGGTCTACGCCGAGTGGGAGGGCGTGCTGGTGAAGGACTACTTCGCCGGCCGCTACGACCACGCCGTCTTCGCGGTGGACCGGGACGTGAACATCATGGCGCTCGCCGAGGTGCGCCGGGCCTGGAGCGACTACCGCGACGTGGCGGTGCTCAAGGCCGGCATCGGCGTGGGCCTCGCCTTTGTGCTCGACGGCTCGATCTACCACGGCTCCCGCGGCGGAGCCGGCGACCTCAGCGCGGTGGGTGCAAATGGTGCCCGGATGCAGCGCCTCGAGTCGATCGCCAGCGGCGCCGTGATGCGCCAGGAGCTGCTGAGCCGGGGCCGCAGCGTGCGCACGAGCAACGACCTCGTGGCCCTCGCCCTGGCCGGCGACGCCGACGTGCTGCGGATGCTCGGCGAGACCGGCACCGCCATCGGCCGCAGCCTCGCCCACGTGGTGGGGCTGCTCAACCCCCAGGCCGTCGTGATCGGCGGCAACCTCGCACAGGCCGGCGAACCGTTCCTCGGCCCGATCCGGGAGGCCATCTTCGCCGGCGCCCGGGACTTCGCCCTGCAGGGCCTCGTGGTGGAGAAGACCCGGCTCGGTCACACCGCCGGGGTCACCGGCGCCTCGCTCATCGCGCAGGACGCCCTCTTCGACGCCGACCGCATCAGCCGGCTCACCCGCGGCGGCGGCGCCGGGGTCTCGCTGCGCACCCAGTCGGCGTAG
- the tkt gene encoding transketolase, producing the protein MATETKKFPSQTTPADLDARAVASAQALAAHVVQAKGHGHGGTAMALAPVSHVLFSRVLRHTPSHPDWPARDRFVLSAGHASLLLYTQLFLTGYGLTLDDLAKSRTLGSQTPGHPEVHHTVGVEMSTGPLGQGVASAVGMAMAARHESAVYTPGSALLDHTTWVLAGDGCLQEGVSGEASSLAGTLGLDNLVLIWDDNGITIDSGTDETFTEDVRARYRAYGWRVLEIDTPTDLETVEATLHKAAERTGRPTLVALRTVIGAPSAKFGGTSAAHSGGFGADELAVVKTSLGFAPDAPIEDLVSPETLEHTREALARGERMHTAWEADLAAWAAREPEAAARWRAFRGGEVDTAALDTVKLGEPGDLIATRKTNGAVLRALQGSAPLWGGSADLAGSTTVEVDGARFSAANPAGEFIRFGIREHAMAAILNGIALQGPWRPFASTYLVFSDYMRPSIRLGALMGLGAVYVYTHDSVAVGEDGPTHQPVEQIASLRTVPGLDVVRPADSVEVVAAWRRILASPNRPVALILSRQDLPVLPSTERTQAGVTAGGYVRWQHGDGGDLAILATGSEVHLAIEAATRLADEGVNARVVSMPCVEWFAEQTAEYRESVLPAALRARVAVEAGRGDAWYRWVGLDGRVVSVEEFGESGSGPEVLRLRGIHFDAVIAAAHATLATASGDPATAHGTPELVTS; encoded by the coding sequence ATGGCTACCGAAACGAAGAAGTTCCCGTCACAGACGACGCCCGCCGACCTTGATGCCCGCGCCGTCGCAAGCGCCCAGGCCCTGGCCGCCCACGTGGTGCAGGCCAAAGGACATGGACACGGCGGCACCGCCATGGCATTGGCACCAGTGTCCCACGTGTTGTTCTCCCGAGTTCTGCGCCACACCCCCTCCCACCCCGACTGGCCCGCCCGCGACCGGTTCGTTCTTTCGGCCGGTCACGCCAGTCTTTTGCTCTACACCCAGCTGTTCCTCACCGGCTACGGCCTCACCCTCGACGACCTCGCCAAGAGCCGCACCCTCGGCTCCCAGACCCCCGGGCACCCCGAGGTGCATCACACCGTGGGTGTGGAGATGAGCACCGGCCCGCTCGGCCAGGGTGTCGCCTCCGCGGTGGGCATGGCCATGGCCGCCCGGCACGAAAGCGCCGTGTACACCCCCGGCTCCGCCCTGCTCGACCACACCACCTGGGTGCTGGCCGGCGACGGCTGCCTGCAGGAGGGCGTCTCCGGCGAGGCGTCCAGCCTGGCCGGCACCCTCGGCCTCGACAACCTGGTGCTGATCTGGGACGACAACGGCATCACCATCGACTCCGGCACCGACGAGACCTTCACCGAAGACGTGCGCGCCCGGTACCGGGCCTACGGATGGCGGGTGCTCGAGATCGACACCCCCACCGACCTCGAGACCGTCGAGGCCACCCTGCACAAGGCCGCCGAACGCACCGGCCGCCCCACCCTGGTCGCCCTCCGCACCGTGATCGGCGCACCCTCGGCCAAGTTCGGCGGCACCTCCGCCGCGCACTCGGGCGGTTTCGGCGCCGACGAGCTCGCCGTGGTGAAGACCAGCCTGGGCTTCGCCCCAGACGCTCCGATTGAGGACCTCGTCTCCCCCGAGACCCTCGAGCACACCCGCGAGGCGCTGGCCCGCGGCGAACGGATGCACACCGCCTGGGAGGCCGACCTCGCCGCCTGGGCCGCCCGGGAGCCCGAGGCGGCCGCCCGGTGGCGGGCCTTCCGCGGCGGCGAGGTCGATACCGCCGCCCTCGACACGGTGAAGCTCGGCGAGCCCGGCGACCTGATCGCCACCCGCAAGACCAACGGCGCCGTACTCCGAGCCCTGCAGGGCTCGGCTCCGCTCTGGGGCGGCTCGGCCGACCTCGCCGGGTCCACCACCGTGGAGGTTGACGGCGCCAGGTTCTCCGCCGCCAACCCCGCCGGCGAGTTCATCCGGTTCGGCATCCGCGAACACGCCATGGCCGCCATTCTCAACGGCATCGCCCTGCAGGGTCCGTGGCGCCCGTTCGCCTCCACCTACCTGGTGTTCAGCGACTACATGCGCCCGAGCATCCGCCTCGGCGCGCTGATGGGTCTCGGCGCGGTCTACGTGTACACCCACGACTCCGTGGCCGTCGGCGAGGACGGCCCCACCCACCAGCCGGTCGAGCAGATCGCGTCGCTCCGCACCGTCCCGGGCCTCGACGTCGTGCGCCCCGCCGACTCCGTGGAGGTCGTCGCCGCCTGGCGCCGCATCCTCGCCTCCCCCAACCGTCCGGTCGCCCTCATCCTCAGCCGGCAAGACCTGCCCGTGCTGCCCAGCACCGAGCGCACGCAAGCAGGGGTCACGGCCGGCGGCTACGTGCGCTGGCAGCACGGCGACGGCGGCGACCTGGCGATCCTCGCCACCGGCAGCGAGGTGCACCTCGCCATCGAAGCCGCCACCCGGCTGGCCGACGAAGGCGTCAACGCCCGCGTGGTCTCGATGCCCTGCGTCGAGTGGTTCGCCGAGCAGACCGCCGAGTACCGCGAGTCGGTGCTGCCCGCAGCCCTCCGCGCTCGGGTCGCGGTGGAGGCCGGCCGCGGCGACGCCTGGTACCGCTGGGTGGGCCTGGACGGCCGAGTGGTCTCGGTCGAGGAGTTCGGCGAGTCCGGCAGCGGCCCCGAGGTGCTGCGCCTGCGTGGCATCCACTTCGACGCGGTCATCGCCGCCGCGCACGCCACCCTCGCCACCGCATCCGGCGACCCCGCCACGGCCCACGGCACCCCCGAACTCGTCACCAGCTAA
- the deoC gene encoding deoxyribose-phosphate aldolase has product MTSLYPDAATVARMIDHTLLKPEATAADVTALIAEAIELGTYSVCVSPSMLPLTIPAGTDLKVAVVCGFPSGKHHSSIKAAEAALAIEQGADEIDMVIDVGAAKAGRFADVQADIAAVRASVPGPKVLKVIIESAALTDAEIVAVCQAAVAAGADFVKTSTGFHPAGGATVHAVQLMMQTVGDRAQVKPSGGVRSLADAVAMFDAGATRLGVSGSTAVLSHAAAVDLAGSY; this is encoded by the coding sequence ATGACTTCCCTCTACCCCGACGCCGCCACCGTCGCCCGCATGATCGACCACACCCTGCTCAAGCCCGAGGCCACCGCCGCCGACGTGACCGCCCTCATCGCCGAGGCCATTGAGCTGGGCACCTACTCGGTGTGCGTCTCCCCCTCGATGCTGCCGCTGACCATCCCCGCCGGCACCGACCTCAAGGTCGCCGTCGTCTGCGGCTTCCCAAGCGGCAAGCACCACAGCAGCATCAAGGCCGCCGAAGCCGCCCTCGCCATCGAGCAGGGCGCCGACGAGATCGACATGGTCATCGACGTCGGCGCCGCCAAGGCCGGCCGCTTCGCCGATGTGCAGGCCGACATCGCGGCCGTGCGCGCCAGCGTGCCGGGTCCAAAGGTGCTCAAGGTGATCATCGAGTCCGCGGCGCTGACGGATGCCGAGATCGTCGCCGTTTGCCAGGCGGCAGTGGCCGCGGGCGCCGACTTCGTCAAGACCTCCACCGGCTTCCACCCCGCCGGTGGCGCGACCGTGCATGCGGTGCAGCTGATGATGCAGACCGTGGGCGACCGGGCCCAGGTGAAGCCCTCGGGCGGGGTGCGCAGCCTCGCCGACGCCGTGGCCATGTTCGATGCCGGCGCCACGCGGCTCGGAGTCTCCGGCAGCACTGCGGTCCTCTCGCACGCCGCCGCGGTCGACCTGGCAGGCAGCTACTGA
- a CDS encoding DNA-processing protein DprA — protein sequence MESELLSLKLALLAFGVLRTPARIAAALKAGGRDAIAQAARAAESSMAANSDLKASQLHSDGVRAVIYGDSDFPGMLVANGKPLAPVLFFKGNKDLLYSDGVGMCGSRHASRQGLIAADRCGAAVSLRDLTIVSGYAKGVDTATHLAALQNGGRTVIVLAEGIDHFRIKREFAEDFDPERTLVISQFSPTQPWQAHAAMARNSIIFGLSRALVVIEAGEKGGTLAAGEGAMKLGRPVMVVDFGDATPAGNRMLLEAGATPIRAPGALHAFLDNLPRGPMTDSPVELF from the coding sequence ATGGAATCAGAACTTCTCTCGCTAAAACTCGCTCTCCTCGCGTTCGGTGTTCTCAGAACCCCGGCGCGTATTGCTGCGGCGCTGAAAGCAGGAGGCCGTGACGCTATAGCGCAAGCGGCTCGCGCAGCTGAATCATCGATGGCAGCAAATTCCGATCTCAAAGCGTCTCAGCTGCACTCCGACGGGGTACGAGCGGTTATCTATGGTGATTCGGACTTTCCGGGAATGCTTGTTGCTAACGGCAAGCCACTTGCGCCAGTCCTGTTCTTCAAGGGAAACAAAGACCTCCTGTACTCCGATGGAGTCGGCATGTGCGGCTCCCGACACGCTTCGAGGCAAGGCCTCATCGCTGCGGACCGCTGCGGGGCTGCCGTGAGTCTGAGAGACCTTACGATCGTGTCCGGCTATGCAAAAGGAGTTGACACTGCCACGCATCTCGCGGCGCTCCAAAACGGAGGCCGCACAGTCATTGTTCTCGCAGAAGGCATAGACCATTTTCGAATCAAACGAGAGTTTGCCGAGGATTTTGACCCCGAGCGCACCCTCGTGATCTCACAATTCTCCCCCACGCAGCCATGGCAGGCCCACGCAGCTATGGCGAGAAACAGCATCATTTTCGGGTTGTCCAGGGCTCTCGTGGTGATTGAAGCGGGCGAGAAAGGTGGAACGCTAGCCGCCGGTGAGGGCGCTATGAAACTTGGCCGACCAGTCATGGTCGTGGACTTCGGAGATGCCACGCCAGCAGGAAACAGAATGCTCCTAGAAGCTGGGGCAACACCAATCCGAGCTCCGGGGGCACTGCACGCATTTCTGGACAATCTTCCGAGGGGACCGATGACCGACAGCCCCGTCGAGCTGTTTTAG
- a CDS encoding sce7726 family protein: protein MHDIDVRIALHERLQRTHRRELSSTRFVNELGVAGEVRIDLAVLNGAFSGYEIKSASDNLRRLPRQVQGYSKVLDYCTLVVASGHVVHAAALLPTWWGVIEAQSTPRGIRLRRVKPAQLNRQIDPWFLATLLWRDEALELLDRSGSAKGLRGKANHHLWERLVEVTPPKNLKADVRETLKARASWRVDG from the coding sequence ATGCACGACATCGACGTGCGCATTGCGCTCCACGAGAGACTCCAACGGACTCATCGCAGAGAGCTTTCATCGACACGATTCGTAAACGAACTTGGTGTCGCCGGAGAAGTCCGAATCGACTTGGCCGTCTTGAACGGAGCGTTCTCAGGTTATGAGATCAAGAGCGCTTCCGATAATCTACGTCGGCTTCCGCGACAAGTGCAGGGATACTCAAAGGTGCTTGACTACTGCACGTTAGTTGTAGCCAGCGGCCATGTCGTTCACGCAGCTGCACTCTTGCCCACCTGGTGGGGAGTCATCGAGGCTCAGTCGACGCCAAGAGGTATTCGACTTCGGCGAGTGAAGCCCGCGCAGCTTAATCGTCAGATCGACCCTTGGTTCCTCGCTACACTCCTTTGGCGGGATGAAGCGCTGGAACTCCTAGACCGTTCTGGAAGCGCCAAAGGGTTGCGCGGCAAAGCGAACCATCACCTGTGGGAACGGCTCGTCGAGGTTACACCGCCGAAAAACCTGAAGGCCGACGTGCGCGAAACGCTGAAGGCTAGGGCATCGTGGCGAGTTGATGGCTGA